The genome window TGCTGAAATGACAGCGAGACACTCATCAAGAATCTAAGAAGATAGAGCTTAAGCTATTTGCATGGTTGTAGGGCATTGGAGGTCTGGAATTGCTATGCTATAGTACAACTGTACAAGTCTCACAGCTTATGGCTTGAGCATATGAAGTGACATTGATGCTTGAAGAAGTTAATATGGACCAAGCATTAAGGATCTTGGGTGCCCAGAACAGGGAACCTTTTGTATAGACTTGTGCTTCTGGGCCACAACTGTAATTTTTGTGGTCTTTGCTCAGGTAGTTTTAGGATGAGGTCTTGTGTGACAGGATTTGAAGCTTAATAGGAGAGGAATCCTGAATGTAtcatttgtttttcttgataaggtttttttcttttcctctttttttattttatttttttatttttaattaagaaaaagataactAATTAGATTAATTAGAGTGAAGGAGATGCTTCATTTACACAAGATGTGTACACAAAATTTAGGATGAGTATATCTATCCCAGCTTTATGCTATTAGTTTAAGTATAAATAGCGGATAAAATACATTTTggagacaaacaaacaaccttTTACCTGGTCTATTTCTTGAGCTTTTAATATGACTTCCTAACAAACTTGATATCttatttataccaaaaaaaaaaaaaaaaaaaaaaaaaaactaaaaattaaaaattcacagaaaaaattctctttggaaccCTTGGGATGCCTTTTTGATGATATCCTAGAAGATCTTGGGAAGGTTTTTGTAAACCTTCTAGAAATGTCTTGAGTATACATAGGAACTTTCAAATATCATGTTTCTTTAAAATTTCTCTCTAAATTCGCTCTTGCCCTTTTCTCATATTGTAATAGTTGCTCAATTACACTTCAAATTTGCCTTGCATTTACCATATAATTTTTCTTAGCTTCTTTGAGTCCATATTTGTCCTTCTGTTTTCAGTAATCTTATAAACtttatatttgatttgaatAAAGTTGCTTAATGTTTCTCCTACGAATTTTGGAACACATTTTCCATTCCATCCTAAAGCTCCTACTTATGCTTCCATTCTGTTAATCTGGGTATGAGATATTCTGATGTGCAATTGAGTTCTCATCCATCCATCCAGATATAAGATTTTGATGataatgtgttttatttatttggaatgATTCCATAATTTATTAATTGTAAGAAAGTATCAAGTCTTATAGAAAAGATTGATACAGAAAGAATAATTGGTAGAGATTTTGTGGTTTTCAAACTTGTATGCTTGTAAGAGACTAGAGCAATGCATGGATAagcacatgaaatttttttctttagttatttatgtttgatttgaGAATTAGGATAGGAAagattgtgatttttttttaggttgataGTCATCTGTAAGCATGTTGTTCTTTCTGGTGATTGTTTCTGCATATACAAACTACTTGAAATTGGTCTTAAATTTGATTTAAGAATACATGTAACTGATCCTGACtaatctattgaggatccatAACTAACCTTGTTTTTTGGGATTAATCAACTATGTCCTCTGTTTTTTGGTTGTGGCATTTTATGTATGTTACTGTTGGTTGTGGTTTTAAACAGATTTTCTTAGCTGTCTTGGGCTCATGGTTTATGTTTACTgacaataatatattttttcatatgtTTCCAATCTGCAGATCGTGGTGAAAGATTGGCTTCATGAAATGGATTTGTCAGATGCAGTAATAGTCAATTCTAGCAGATTGAAATCTGTTGTATGGAATGACTTTGATAGGGTTAAAAAGGGTGACACCTGTGTGGCCGTTTGTAGGCATTGTAAGAAGAGACTTAGTGGATCAAGTACTAGTGGAACATCACATTTGCGGAATCATTTGATTAGGTGTCAGAGAAGATCTAACCATGGCATAGCTCAATATATTACAgtgagggaaaagaaaaaggaaggagTCCTTGCTCATGCAAATTTCAATATGGATCAAGAGCAGAGAAAGGATGAAATGCTTAACCTTGTGAATGTTAAATTTGAGCAAGATCCGATGAAAGATGAGACTGTTAACACTGGCAACAATAACTTCGATCAAAGACGAAGTCGACGTGATCTTGCTCGCATGATCATTTTACATGGCTATCCATTGGCCATGGCAGAGCATTTCTGGTTTAGagtatttgttaaaaatttgcAGCCACTTTTTGAGTTTGTTACGTTGGACATAGTTGAGGCTGATTGCAGGGATATCTATGTGGAAGAGAGGCAAAAGGTGAGTGAAGTGTTGGATAAACTGCCTGGTAAAATCAGCCTCAGTGCTGACTTGTGGGCTACTTATGCAAATGCTGAGTGCTTGTGTTTGACGGCACACTACATTGATGAATCTTGGCAGTTAAAGAAGAAGATTCTAAATTTTGTTATGGTTGATCATTCCCATACAGAAGACATGCTTTCAGAGGTTATCATGTCATGTCTAATGGATTGGGATATTGACCGTAAGTTATTCTCCATGACTTTTGATAGTTCTTCTACCAATGACAACATCGTCTTTAGAATCAGAGATCGGCTGTCCCAGAATAGGTTTCTTTATTGCAATGGTCAATTTTTTGATGTACGCTGTGCAGCAAATGTTATTAATTTGATGGTTCAAGATGCCTTGGAAGCACTATGTGAGGTAACCCATAAAATTCGGGAAAGCATACAATTCTTTAAAAGTGCAGAAGCAATGCAAGCAAAGTTTAATGAGGTGGCTCAAGAAGTTGGAGTTCAGAGTAAAAGGCCCTTATGTTTAGATAATTCATCACAATGGAACTCGACATATGTTATGCTTGAAGTAGCCTTGGAGTACAGGGAggctttttctcttttgcaaGAAAATGACACTGTCTATACAATGTGTCCATCTGATATAGAGTGGGAGAGAGTTACTTTAGTTACCAGTTACTTGAAGCTCTTTGTTGAGGTTGCTAATGAGTTTACAAGGTCTAAGTCTTCAACtgcaaatatatattttcccgAGCTCTGTAATATTCACTCGCAGTTGATTGAATGGTGTAAGAATTCAGATGCTTGTATTAGTTCTTTGGCATCAAAGATGAGAAGCAAGTTTGAAGAATATTGGGACAGATGCGGCTCAGGTTTAGCAGTTGCAGCCATGTTAGATCCTCGATACAAGAAGAAATTGGTTGAGTATTACTATCCACTAATCTATGGTAGTAGTGCTTCAGAACGTATTGATGATGTCTTTCACTGTGTCAAGGAACTTTATAATGAACATTCTATCTGCTCACCGTTAGCTTCTATTGATCAAGGTCTAGCCTGGCAAGTGGGTGGTGGTGCCCGTTGCTCAGCTGCTTCTAGGGATAGGCTGATGGGGTTTGACAAATTCCTTCACGACACTTCTCAGAGTGAAGGCACAAAGTCGGATCTGGACAAGTATCTAGAGGAGCCCCTCTTTCCTCGTAGTCCTGATTTTAACTTATTAAATTGGTGGAAAGTACATACTCCTAGGTATCCTATCCTATCTATGATGGCACGCAATGTGTTAGCAACTCCCATGTCGAAACTT of Quercus lobata isolate SW786 chromosome 8, ValleyOak3.0 Primary Assembly, whole genome shotgun sequence contains these proteins:
- the LOC115956101 gene encoding zinc finger BED domain-containing protein RICESLEEPER 1-like, whose product is MDLSDAVIVNSSRLKSVVWNDFDRVKKGDTCVAVCRHCKKRLSGSSTSGTSHLRNHLIRCQRRSNHGIAQYITVREKKKEGVLAHANFNMDQEQRKDEMLNLVNVKFEQDPMKDETVNTGNNNFDQRRSRRDLARMIILHGYPLAMAEHFWFRVFVKNLQPLFEFVTLDIVEADCRDIYVEERQKVSEVLDKLPGKISLSADLWATYANAECLCLTAHYIDESWQLKKKILNFVMVDHSHTEDMLSEVIMSCLMDWDIDRKLFSMTFDSSSTNDNIVFRIRDRLSQNRFLYCNGQFFDVRCAANVINLMVQDALEALCEVTHKIRESIQFFKSAEAMQAKFNEVAQEVGVQSKRPLCLDNSSQWNSTYVMLEVALEYREAFSLLQENDTVYTMCPSDIEWERVTLVTSYLKLFVEVANEFTRSKSSTANIYFPELCNIHSQLIEWCKNSDACISSLASKMRSKFEEYWDRCGSGLAVAAMLDPRYKKKLVEYYYPLIYGSSASERIDDVFHCVKELYNEHSICSPLASIDQGLAWQVGGGARCSAASRDRLMGFDKFLHDTSQSEGTKSDLDKYLEEPLFPRSPDFNLLNWWKVHTPRYPILSMMARNVLATPMSKLASEFAFSTERRMLDRDWSSLSPETVQALMCSQDWIRSQIES